In the genome of Acidimicrobiia bacterium, the window CCTGCAGCGGTGCCTCGACGAGATGGCGCGCGACGACGTGGACGTCCTCGTGCTCGGACGCGAGGCGAACGCGCGGTACGTCTCGGGCGCGACGCGGCTGTGGCTCGCGGGCACGCGGCCGTTCGGGCCCGGGTGCGTCGTCGTCCGCTCGACGGGCGCGGTGCACCTCCTCAGCGGGACGGACGATCTGGTCCCGCTTCCGCGTGACCGCCTGTTCCCGATGAGCTGGAGCCCGGGGAACATCGTGCGCGCGCTGACCGCGATCCCGGGCGTCGCCGACGCGCACCGCATTGCTGTCGACTCGCTCACCCCCGGGTTCGACGGGCTGCTGCGCGACGCGCTGCCGGACGCCCGGCTCGTCGACGGCTCCGACCTCGTCGCGCGGGTGCGCCGCTTCAAGACCGCGGACGACGTCGTCGCGATCCGCGACGCGGTCGCGGTCGCCGAGCATGCGCTGTCGTGCGCGCTCGGTTCGCTGCGTCCCGGCGTCCGCGAGCGCGACCTCGTCGGCGCGTTCGTCGAGGCGTCGTCCGAGCAGGGCGTGACGACACCCGCGTTCGACCCGGTGTTCTCCGTGGTGGTCGACGGCTCGGCGCGCGCGTTCGCGACGGCCCGCACGGTCGCCGCCGGCGACCTCGTCGACGCGACCGTCGGCGTGCTCGCGCACGGCTGGGAGGGACGGCTCGCGCGGACGTGGGTGTGCGGCGAGCCCGGCGACGCGCCGCGGGACGCGTGGCGGGCGTGGACGAACCAGCGCGACCGGATCGTCCCGCTCGTACGTCCGGGCACGCGCGTGGGCGATCTCCAATGCGGCGACGGCGTCGAGATCCGTGGCGTCGGGACGGGCGACGAGCTGCTCGACGACGACGTCACGCTCGCGCCCGGCATCGTCGTCGCGGTCTCGATCCGTCACGCGGGCGTCCACGTGGAGGACACGCTGCTCGTCACCGAGACCGGTTACGAACGGCTCACGACGTTCCCGTACGGCCCCCTGGCCGACGCGGCGTCCTGACCCGTCACCCCGTTCATGCGTCGCTCGTTGTCGCTCTACGACGCTGAACGACGCATGAAGGTTCCGGGGGTCAGGCGCGCACCACGCGGACGAGGTCGGTCGTGCCGGCACCGCTCCCGGGTGAGCCGGCGACGACCGCGACGAGCCGCCCCTGCTGCACGAGCCCGGCGGCGCGCGCGTCGTCGATCGCGCGCTCGACGACGTCGTCCGTGTCGCCGCTCTCGCTGCCCCGGCACGCCTGCACGCCCCACGTCACGCCGAGACCGGCGAGCACGTGCTCGGAGGGTGACAGCGCGACGATCGGCACCCGCGGCCGGAACGCGGCCAGCCGGCGTGGCGTCGCTCCCGTACGGGTCGGGCTGAGGATCGCGGCGACGCCCAGGTCCTCGGCCGCCGCGATCGCCGCGTGCGCGACCGCCCATCCCGTCGCGTCGTCACCGCCGAGCGCGCCGGCCGGTGTCGCGCGCGCACGGGGCCACGCCTCGGCCGCCACCGCGACGCGTGCCATCGTCGTGACCGTCTGGACGGGATACGCGCCGACCGCGGTCTCCTCCGACAGCATCAGCGCGTCCGTCCCGTCGAGCACCGCGTTCGCGACGTCCGTCACCTCGGCACGCGTCGGCAGCGGCGCGTCCGTCATCGACTCGAGCATCTGCGTCGCGGTGATGACGGGCGTCCCCGACAGGTTGCACACCTGGATGATCTCCTTCTGCAGCAACGCGACGCGCGCCAGGTCGACCTGGATCCCGAGGTCACCGCGCGCCACCATCACCGCGTCGGCCGCGGCGACGATCGCGGTGAGGTCGCCGAGCGCCGCGCGCGTCTCGATCTTCGCGACGAGCTGCGGGGGCCGCGGATGCGCACTGACACGACGGCGCATCGCGGCGACGTCGTCCGCCGATCGGACGAACGACAGGCCGACGAAGTCGGCGCCGATCGCGGCCGCCATGTCGAGCGCGGCCTCGTCGGCTGCCGTGAACGGCGGGACGCGCCGCTCGGCACCGGGCACGAACATGCCCTTGCGGGACCGCAGGGCGCCGCCGCGCACGACGTCGGTCACGACGTCGTCGCCGTCGACGCGCGTGACGTGGAGCGCGATCGCGCCGTCGGCCAGGTAGATGTCGTCGCCGGGTCCGACGAACGACGCGAGCTCGGGGATCGTCGTCGCGACCCGGCCGGCGTCGCCCGGGCCTTCCGTCGGGCCGAGCACGAAGATCGCTCCCGGTTCGAGCTCGACCTCGCCGTCGACGACCGCACCCGTGCGCATCTTCGGTCCCGGCAGGTCGACGAGCACGCCGACGGTCACGCCGACCGTGCCGGCCTGCTCACGCGCGGTCGCCGCCGTCGCGACGTGGACGTCGGGCCGGTCGTGCGCCGCGTTCAGACGGACGACGTCCGCACCCGCCTCGACCACGCCGCGCACGGTCGCCGGATCGCGCGTCGCGGGACCGAGCGTGGCCACGATGCGGGTGCGGCGCATGCACCCATCGTCCACCGTGGCCCGGCGCGACCGGTGGATGAGTGGGACAATCGATCGAGGTTCACCCGCGGCGTGAGGAGCAGGCATGGACGCGCACGACGACGACCTCCGGTCGGGCACGCTCGACGAGCTCGCCGAGACGATCTCCGATGCCGACAAGCGCGACGCGATCCACGCGGTGCGGTCGGTCGGCGACACCTTGTTCACGTGGAACTACGAGCAGAGCCGTCCCGCCCTCGTGAAGCTGTACGAGAAGGCAAAGACGTCCATGTGGAACGTCGCGACGGACATCGACTGGGACATCGACGTCGACCCGTGGAAGATCGCACGCGACCCGAACAACCCGATGAACACGACGATGGTGATCGACCGCGTGGGGACACCGTTCGAGAAGCTCACCGAGGACGAGTGGTACGACCTCGGTGCCGCCGCCCAGGCCTGGACGCTGTCGCAGTTCATGCACGGCGAGCAGGGCGCGCTCATCTGCACGGCGAAGATCGTCGAGCAGGTGCCGTGGATCGACGCCAAGTACTACGCGGCGACCCAGGTGATGGACGAGGCGCGCCACGTCGAGGTGTACGCGCGCTACCTGAAGACCAAGCTCGCGCACGAGTTCCCGATCAACCTGCACCTGCGCGCGCTGCTCGACGACGTCGTGTCCGACCCGCGCTGGGACATGACGTACCTCGGCATGCAGATCATGATCGAAGGGCTCGCGCTCGCCGCGTTCGGCTTCCAGTACCAGACGTCGCCCGACCCGCTGCTCAAGCAGATCACGCGCTACGTCATGGCCGACGAGGCCCGCCACGTCGCGTTCGGCGTGCTGTCGCTCCAGGAGGCGTATCGCGAGCTCAGCGGCGCCGAGATCCGCGAGCGCCAGGAGTTCTGCTACGAGGCCGCCGTGAAGATGCGCGACCGCTTCCTCACGCAGGAGGTGTGGGAGTGGGCCGGGCTGCCCGTCCGCGAGTGCTGCGATGTCATGCTGCACTCCGAGATGCAGCGGGAGTTCCGCAAGCTGCTGTTCTCGAAGATCGTCCCGAACCTGAAGAAGCTCGGGCTCCTCGACGCCGGCGACGGTTGGCTGCGGGCGCGCTTCGGCGAGCTCGGCGTCCTGCAATTCGAGGACTGGGAGGACACCGGCGCGGAGTACGAGCGCATGCAGCTCGAGACCGCGTGAGCGCGCGCGGGTAGAACGCGCGCCTCACCTACCGCCGCGTTGGTACACAAGTCGCGGTCATAGGCGCGACTTGTGTACCAACGGCGCGACCGGGTGGCCGTCTCAGCTCGTGGATCGGACGAAGTCGACGACGACGCGGGCGAGCTCCTCGCCCTTGTCCTCCTGGAGGAAGTGCCCGCCGCCCGTGATCGTCGGGTGCGCGCGCCCGCGGGCCCCCGGAACGACCGACTGGAACACCTTCTCGCCGCCGCGCGTGATCGCGTCCTGGTCGCTGAACGCGGTGAGGAACGGCTTCTCCCACGCCTCGAAGACCTTCCACGCCTCGCGGTTCGGCTCGGCGGCCGGGTCGTCGGGTGACGTCGGCACCAGCATCGGGAACTGGCGGGCTCCCTCCTTGTAGGAGTCGTCCGGGAACGGCGCGTCGTACGCCGCGACGACCGCGTCGGACAGCTTCGACGTGCAGCCCCCCTTCACGATCCCGCCGACGTGGAAGTCCGGCGTCTCCTGCGAGTAGCGCTGCCACGCGAGGAACGCGTCACCGGGATGGCGGTCGCCGGTCGGCAGGAACGTGTTCGCGGCGACGACGCGCGCGAACCGGTCCGGCTCGGCCGCGACGATCCGGAGACCGATCAGCCCGCCCCAGTCCTGGCCGACGAACGTCGCGTCCCGCAGGTCGATCGCGTCGACGGCCGCGCGCATCCAGTCGACGTGGCGCTGGTAGGTGTAGTCGGTCCGCTTCGCAGGCTTGTCGGAGCGGCCGAAGCCGACCTGGTCGATCGCGACCGCGCGCAACCCGGCATCCGTGATGACGGGGATCATCGTGCGGTACAGGTAGCTCCACGACGGCTCACCGTGCAGCAGGAGCACCGGCGGCGCGTCTCGCGGTCCCTCGTCGACGTAGTGCACGCGCAGCGTCTCGCCGCCGGGCGCACCGGCGTCGCGGGCGACGTCGACGTAGCGCGGCTCGTAGGGCCAGTCGGGCAGGTTGCGGAAGCGGTCGTCGGGTGTGCGCAGCACGTCCATCAGGAGTCCCTCCGTCTGTTCACGATCGCGTGGACCGTCTCGGTCATCGTGCGGCGCGCGACGGCCGGCGACAGGCCGTGATGCGTCCGCAACGTCTCCCACGCGGGCCAGCCCGTCGCCACGTCGAGTGCGGCGCACACGCGACGCCGTGTGTCCGCCTTCAACGTGGCGAGCTCGGGCGCGAACGCATGCTCGACCTCGCGCCGCTCGTGCCCGCGCGCTGCGTCGAGCAACCGCGCGAGCGCGGGCAGGAACGGTTCGTGGAGCAACGCGGCGCGGCGAACGGGCGCGATCGCCTCGAGCACACGCGCGCGCGACCGGACGAACGCGTCGACCCGGTCCGCGAGCGGCGCGCCGGCCGGGACGTCCTCCACGAGCGAGCCGAACCGCTCGGTCTGCCGGTGCGCGGCGGCGGCGAAGAGGTCGTCGAGGTCGTCGAAGTGCACGTACACGGAGCGGGCCGAGATGCCGGCGCGCTCCGCGATGCGGCCGACGGTGGGTCGCAGCTCACCCTCCTCGAGCAGCGTGAGCAGCGCGTCGACGACGGCGGCCCGGGTCCGCGCCGAGCGCGCCGCACGCCCGTCGACCGGGATCTCCACCGTCACGTACGAGAGGCTATGGATTTTTCAGACCCTCTGCAATAGGTTTCCCTGGGCGACACGACGACGCGCGGGAGGCCCGCATGAACGTCCTGCTCCTCACGACGGATCAGCAGCGCGCCGACTCGATCGGCGCGTACGGCAACCCGGTCTGCCGGACGCCGAACATCGACGCGCTGGCCGCGGCCGGGACCCGCTTCGACGCCGCGCGCACCCAGAACCCGTTCTGCCAGCCGGCGCGCGCCACGATCCTCACCGGGACCTACCCGTCGACGCACGGGGTGACGTGCAACGGCATCGATCTGCCGGAGCGCGCCGTCGACGCGTCGGTCGCGACGCACCTCGCGAGCGCGGGCATGCGGACCGCGCTGTTCGGCAAGGCGCACTTCGCGTCCGTGTTCCCGTTCGTGCCGACCGGGCGGCTCGAGTCGGTCGAGGGCTCGATGACCATGCCCGACGGGTGGACGGGGCCGTACTTCGGCTTCGAGCACGTCGAGCTCGTCCTGTTCGGGCACAACCTCCGGATGGCGCCGCTGCAGGGCAACTGGAACTGGTGCTTCGGCCCCGCCCCCATGGGTCTGCACTACGGGCGCTTCCTGTTCCGCGACGGGGCCGACAAGGGGCGCGCGCGTCTCGCCGCCATGCAGCCCGAGGCCGCGGGCCGGGCTTGGGACCGGACGCAGACGTGGCGGAACCGCCTCGACGAGGAGGATCACCCGACGACCTGGATCGCCGAGCGCGCGATCGAGTGGCTGCGCGACGTCGACGGTCCGTTCTTCGCGTGGGTGAGCTTCACCGACCCGCACCATCCGATGGACGCGCCCGAGCCGTGGTGCGACGAGTACGCGCCCGAGGACGTGCTCGAGGTGCTCCCCGAGCCGCACCCCGACGAGTTCGACGCGAAGCCGCCCTTGCACCGCTTCTGGACGACCGGCGGCGGCGCGGGCTCGCTGTTCGACTTCGCCAATCCCGGCGGTGCGAACTACTCGCGTGAGGAGCTCGCGCTGATGACCGCGGGCTACTACGGCATGGTCACCCAGATCGACCACCAGATCGGCCGTGTCCTCGCGGTGCTCGACGAGCGCGGCATGGCCGACGACACGCTCGTGATCATGACGACCGACCACGGCGAGTTCCTCGGGCACCACCAGATGATGTTCAAGGGGCCGTTGCACTACGACGACCTGCTGCGCGTCCCGTTGATCGCGCGGGGGCCCGGCTTCGACCCGGGCGCGGTGCGCGACGACCCGGTCGGCACGATCGACCTCGCGGCGACCGCGCTCCGAGCGGTCGGCGTGCCCGTGCCCGACCACATGGAGGGTCGCCCCCTGCACGACACGTCCGCGCGCGACGCCGTGTTGACCGAGGACGACTTCGACATCGTCTTCAAGACGTCGTTGCGGACGATCACGACGCGCCGGCACAAGCTCACGAACAACCTCGACGTCGCCGACGGAGGCGTGCTGTACGACCTCGAGGACGACCCCGGCGAGCTCGTGAACCGGTGGGCCGACCCCGCGTGCAAGGCGGTGCGCGAGGACCTCCTCGCCCGGCTCGCCGAGCTGACGGCTCGTCCGGTCCACCACGAGCCGAAGGTCGGCATCGTGGGCTGATCGGCTCATTTCGACCACGAACTGTGGTCGTCTCGCCGCGATGAGCGTACGATCCG includes:
- a CDS encoding M24 family metallopeptidase, producing the protein MTNEHLQRCLDEMARDDVDVLVLGREANARYVSGATRLWLAGTRPFGPGCVVVRSTGAVHLLSGTDDLVPLPRDRLFPMSWSPGNIVRALTAIPGVADAHRIAVDSLTPGFDGLLRDALPDARLVDGSDLVARVRRFKTADDVVAIRDAVAVAEHALSCALGSLRPGVRERDLVGAFVEASSEQGVTTPAFDPVFSVVVDGSARAFATARTVAAGDLVDATVGVLAHGWEGRLARTWVCGEPGDAPRDAWRAWTNQRDRIVPLVRPGTRVGDLQCGDGVEIRGVGTGDELLDDDVTLAPGIVVAVSIRHAGVHVEDTLLVTETGYERLTTFPYGPLADAAS
- the pyk gene encoding pyruvate kinase; amino-acid sequence: MRRTRIVATLGPATRDPATVRGVVEAGADVVRLNAAHDRPDVHVATAATAREQAGTVGVTVGVLVDLPGPKMRTGAVVDGEVELEPGAIFVLGPTEGPGDAGRVATTIPELASFVGPGDDIYLADGAIALHVTRVDGDDVVTDVVRGGALRSRKGMFVPGAERRVPPFTAADEAALDMAAAIGADFVGLSFVRSADDVAAMRRRVSAHPRPPQLVAKIETRAALGDLTAIVAAADAVMVARGDLGIQVDLARVALLQKEIIQVCNLSGTPVITATQMLESMTDAPLPTRAEVTDVANAVLDGTDALMLSEETAVGAYPVQTVTTMARVAVAAEAWPRARATPAGALGGDDATGWAVAHAAIAAAEDLGVAAILSPTRTGATPRRLAAFRPRVPIVALSPSEHVLAGLGVTWGVQACRGSESGDTDDVVERAIDDARAAGLVQQGRLVAVVAGSPGSGAGTTDLVRVVRA
- a CDS encoding ferritin-like domain-containing protein, whose protein sequence is MDAHDDDLRSGTLDELAETISDADKRDAIHAVRSVGDTLFTWNYEQSRPALVKLYEKAKTSMWNVATDIDWDIDVDPWKIARDPNNPMNTTMVIDRVGTPFEKLTEDEWYDLGAAAQAWTLSQFMHGEQGALICTAKIVEQVPWIDAKYYAATQVMDEARHVEVYARYLKTKLAHEFPINLHLRALLDDVVSDPRWDMTYLGMQIMIEGLALAAFGFQYQTSPDPLLKQITRYVMADEARHVAFGVLSLQEAYRELSGAEIRERQEFCYEAAVKMRDRFLTQEVWEWAGLPVRECCDVMLHSEMQREFRKLLFSKIVPNLKKLGLLDAGDGWLRARFGELGVLQFEDWEDTGAEYERMQLETA
- a CDS encoding haloalkane dehalogenase, which codes for MDVLRTPDDRFRNLPDWPYEPRYVDVARDAGAPGGETLRVHYVDEGPRDAPPVLLLHGEPSWSYLYRTMIPVITDAGLRAVAIDQVGFGRSDKPAKRTDYTYQRHVDWMRAAVDAIDLRDATFVGQDWGGLIGLRIVAAEPDRFARVVAANTFLPTGDRHPGDAFLAWQRYSQETPDFHVGGIVKGGCTSKLSDAVVAAYDAPFPDDSYKEGARQFPMLVPTSPDDPAAEPNREAWKVFEAWEKPFLTAFSDQDAITRGGEKVFQSVVPGARGRAHPTITGGGHFLQEDKGEELARVVVDFVRSTS
- a CDS encoding TetR/AcrR family transcriptional regulator — protein: MTVEIPVDGRAARSARTRAAVVDALLTLLEEGELRPTVGRIAERAGISARSVYVHFDDLDDLFAAAAHRQTERFGSLVEDVPAGAPLADRVDAFVRSRARVLEAIAPVRRAALLHEPFLPALARLLDAARGHERREVEHAFAPELATLKADTRRRVCAALDVATGWPAWETLRTHHGLSPAVARRTMTETVHAIVNRRRDS
- a CDS encoding sulfatase-like hydrolase/transferase gives rise to the protein MNVLLLTTDQQRADSIGAYGNPVCRTPNIDALAAAGTRFDAARTQNPFCQPARATILTGTYPSTHGVTCNGIDLPERAVDASVATHLASAGMRTALFGKAHFASVFPFVPTGRLESVEGSMTMPDGWTGPYFGFEHVELVLFGHNLRMAPLQGNWNWCFGPAPMGLHYGRFLFRDGADKGRARLAAMQPEAAGRAWDRTQTWRNRLDEEDHPTTWIAERAIEWLRDVDGPFFAWVSFTDPHHPMDAPEPWCDEYAPEDVLEVLPEPHPDEFDAKPPLHRFWTTGGGAGSLFDFANPGGANYSREELALMTAGYYGMVTQIDHQIGRVLAVLDERGMADDTLVIMTTDHGEFLGHHQMMFKGPLHYDDLLRVPLIARGPGFDPGAVRDDPVGTIDLAATALRAVGVPVPDHMEGRPLHDTSARDAVLTEDDFDIVFKTSLRTITTRRHKLTNNLDVADGGVLYDLEDDPGELVNRWADPACKAVREDLLARLAELTARPVHHEPKVGIVG